The stretch of DNA ATTAACTAAAACTGCTACATCTTCTAAGTTTAGCCGTTTTTTAGAGAGTGATTTTTTAATAACATTTTCAAGCTTTTTTTTTGAAACAATTGTATTATTTATATAATCCCATATTTCTTCAGAGTCAATATAGGGTGTCATTGCAACATCCTTAATGTTATATGTTTCGGGTGTAAATTTCATGTCTTACATTTTTTATTATAGACCAATTTAAGCATTTTGCCGGTCAATATAGTTTAACGACATAAGTTATTGCCTATAAATCCTTAAATAAGTTGTTCAAATTTAATAAAATCTTTCAGATATTTATTATGTCTAACTAAGGTTTGTATATGTTTTTATGAACATATCAATTTATTTTTTAGTTAGTTATTTTTTTTGCACCTTTATTGTTTTGATATTTAAACCAATATTCAATATGTCTGCAACAGCATTAAAAAAAGTTATAGAAGTTAATTCTGACAAATGTGTAAATTGCCATACGTGTATAACCGCCTGTCCTGTAAAATATTGCAACGACGGTACCGGAGATTATGTCAATGTAAATGAGAATATGTGTATTGGTTGCGGAAAATGTATAAAGGCATGTACACATGATGCGAGAATTTATCTTGACGATTTTCAGAAGTTCCTTACAGATGTAATTGCCGGAGAAAAAATTATTGCAATTTCGGCACCTGCTGTAGCTGCAAGTTTTCCGAATCAATATTTAAAGTTGAATACTTTTTTCAAAGAAATAGGGATTGAAGCTATATTTGATGTCAGTTTCGGTGCAGAGCTGGCTGTCAAATCATATTTAGATGAAATTGAAACCAATAACCCAAAAACAATAATTACACAACCGTGTGCCGCAATTGTTACTTATATTGAGTTATACAAACCGGAACTTTTAAAATATCTTGCTCCGGTTGACAGCCCGATGTTGCATACAATAAAAATGATAAAAGAGTATTATCCGCAATACAAAAATCATAAAGTTGTAATTATTTCTCCTTGCAGTGCAAAAAAAAGAGAATTTGAAGAAACCGGCTTAGGAGATTATAACATCGGACATCAATCAATACAAAAGTTTATTAAAGAAAGTAAAGTTGATTTAGCCAATTTCGAAGATACCGATTTTGATAATCCTTCGGCAGAACGTGCAGTTTTGTTTTCTAACCCGGGAGGTTTATTAAAAACAGCAGAAAGATGGATTCCCGGAATTTCAGATAATGCAAGAAAAATTGAAGGAGTCCCTTTAATATATGAATACTTAGAAACTTTGCCGGAGGTTATCAAAGCGGGAAAAGCTCCTGTTTTGATAGACTGCCTTAGTTGTGAATTTGGTTGTAATTCCGGTCCTTTAACTATTACGGAGGGTAAAAGTCAAGATGAAATTGAATTTTATGTTAATAAGAGAAGTGAAGAGTTAAAGCAAAAATATTTGGAAGAAAATGATAATGATAAAGAACAAAGCAAGGAAAGTTTAGAGGATTTAATTCATGAGTACTGGAAAAAAGATTTGTATAAAAGAACTTATGTAAACAGATGGCAAAATGTAAACCTGAAATATCCTAACGATGGGGAATTAGACGAGATTTTCAAATCGATGCACAAATATTTAGATGACGATATAAAGAACTGTTCTGCTTGCGGATACGGAACATGTAAAGGAATGGCAATTGCTATTCTTAACGGATTAAACAGACCGGAAAATTGTCATTTTTATTTAGCACAACAGGCTATAATCTCAAATGAAAACACAAGGTTAAGTAAAGAAAAATTGTCAAATATTTTATCTACTTCGATTGACGGTTTTGTTGAGTTTAATAATAATGAAGTTATTACAAAAGCAAATGATGCATTTAAAAACATTCTCAAACAAAATGATATTATAGGCAGAAGTATTTATGAGTTTATGGACGATGAAAACAAAACAATTTACGAAAAAAGAATAAGCAAGCGAAAAAAAAATAACAACAGTTCATTTGAAGTTGAATTTATACAATCAGATAAAAATAAAATTCCGTGTTTAATAAGTGCCTCCGAACTTAAAGTAAGTGGGAAAATAATAGGCTCATTTGCAATGGTTTCCGATGTTTCTAACTTAAAAAAAGCAGAAGCAGAGTTAAGACAAATAAACGAAACTCTTGAGGAAAAAGTAAAAGAACGAACAATTGAACTTTCTGAAGCATTTGAAGAAGTGTCACAAAGAAATGAGGAAATTTTCCAACAAAGAGAAGAAATTATGGCTCAAAGAGATGCTCTTGAAGACTCTGAAGAAAGAATTAAATATATTTTATCTTCTATGCCGGATGCATCTTTTGTTATTGATAAAAATTCAAGAGTAACCCAT from Bacteroidales bacterium encodes:
- a CDS encoding PAS domain S-box protein gives rise to the protein MSATALKKVIEVNSDKCVNCHTCITACPVKYCNDGTGDYVNVNENMCIGCGKCIKACTHDARIYLDDFQKFLTDVIAGEKIIAISAPAVAASFPNQYLKLNTFFKEIGIEAIFDVSFGAELAVKSYLDEIETNNPKTIITQPCAAIVTYIELYKPELLKYLAPVDSPMLHTIKMIKEYYPQYKNHKVVIISPCSAKKREFEETGLGDYNIGHQSIQKFIKESKVDLANFEDTDFDNPSAERAVLFSNPGGLLKTAERWIPGISDNARKIEGVPLIYEYLETLPEVIKAGKAPVLIDCLSCEFGCNSGPLTITEGKSQDEIEFYVNKRSEELKQKYLEENDNDKEQSKESLEDLIHEYWKKDLYKRTYVNRWQNVNLKYPNDGELDEIFKSMHKYLDDDIKNCSACGYGTCKGMAIAILNGLNRPENCHFYLAQQAIISNENTRLSKEKLSNILSTSIDGFVEFNNNEVITKANDAFKNILKQNDIIGRSIYEFMDDENKTIYEKRISKRKKNNNSSFEVEFIQSDKNKIPCLISASELKVSGKIIGSFAMVSDVSNLKKAEAELRQINETLEEKVKERTIELSEAFEEVSQRNEEIFQQREEIMAQRDALEDSEERIKYILSSMPDASFVIDKNSRVTHWNNAMEKLTGIDASDIIGKGDYEYSLPFYGERKPVLIDLVKLKDGELKDKYSNIKNINGILESEFILNNENGGINGCFIGRAVAIYDNEGNTSGAIEIIHDITEKAEFLKKIEKQKKNITDNIQYASYIQEALLPPETQVTEYLSDSFILFKPRDIVSGDFYWVEKYNNDIIIVAADCTGHGVSGAFMSMLGISFLNEIIIKNKIIEPNEILNELRKSVKKALRQTEKSTRGNDGMDMSVAVINPDTNIIRFAGANNPLFIIRNNEIIVYKADKMPVGIYPKDSESFSSTEIEVQKDDVFYLFSDGYVDQMNEKTGRKYMKKRFKELLVKIHKLPMKEQKNILEKEYSEWKGSSEQIDDMLVLGFKL